From Phocoena phocoena chromosome 16, mPhoPho1.1, whole genome shotgun sequence, a single genomic window includes:
- the LOC136135979 gene encoding uncharacterized protein, with product MVQRRPEQSNQPGRIQASRICGKAVTASGRQVSVRPRSAAARGLRSTTPPHRGLGGAVQILPASVSQTALQLGQVAVSPQSGALNSGGARSPGDASHFAPGVGFGRAPSSLTSPTAPPPGALAGLLRMRPVPVVASPDSAGGPLPFPPESHSARCGHSRVPDAFCSAVPEMLGQFPAGTAPHCPGTLFKSLAQVHRERHGEAPAPASVQTPSSRRAAARPPPAPSPPSPALLPQLTLPSDPSCPVALSARSSPGRRPGDPLPRPRLLEGRSPTRLGPP from the exons ATGGTTCAGAGAAGGCCAGAGCAGAGCAACCAGCCAGGCAGAATCCAGGCCTCTCGGATCTGCGGGAAGG CGGTGACGGCAAGCGGCCGGCAGGTGTCAGTGCGCCCTCGCTCTGCCGCCGCGCGTGGCCTCCGCTCCACGACCCCTCCTCACCGCGGTCTAGGGGGCGCGGTTCAGATCCTGCCTGCTAGTGTCTCTCAGACAGCTCTGCAGCTGGGACAAGTGGCCGTTTCTCCCCAGAGCGGAGCTCTGAACTCTGGCGGGGCCCGCTCCCCGGGGGATGCTTCCCATTTCGCCCCAGGGGTTGGATTCGGACGTGCACCTTCCTCTCTCACCAGCCCCACTGCCCCGCCGCCAGGAGCACTTGCGGGGCTGCTCCGGATGCGACCCGTACCGGTGGTTGCGTCTCCCGATTCGGCCGGGGGTCCCCTACCCTTTCCGCCCGAGTCCCACTCAGCTCGATGTGGGCACTCCCGGGTGCCCGACGCGTTCTGCTCGGCGGTCCCAGAGATGCTTGGCCAATTCCCAGCAGGGACCGCTCCTCACTGCCCGGGCACGCTCTTTAAATCCCTTGCTCAAG TCCACCGTGAGCGCCACGGAGAAGCACCGGCCCCAGCTTCGGTGCAGACGCCCAGCAGCCGGCGCGCCGCTGCCCGGCCACCCCCAGCACCTTCTCCCCCAAGCCCTGCGCTCCTGCCCCAACTCACGCTGCCCTCGGACCCCAGCTGTCCCGTCGCGCTCAGCGCCCGAAGCTCGCCGGGCCGACGCCCAGGAGACCCCCTGCCTCGGCCGCGGCTCCTGGAGGGCCGATCGCCCACCCGCCTGGGCCCGCCTTAG
- the ADRA2A gene encoding alpha-2A adrenergic receptor, whose amino-acid sequence MFRQEQALAEGSFAPMGSLQPDASNASWNGTEAPGGGARATPYSLQVTLTLVCLAGLLMLFTVFGNVLVIIAVFTSRALKAPQNLFLVSLASADILVATLVIPFSLANEVMGYWYFGKAWCETYLALDVLFCTSSIVHLCAISLDRYWSITQAIEYNLKRTPRRIKAIIVTVWVISAVISFPPLISIEKKGGSGGQQPAEPRCEINDQKWYVISSCIGSFFAPCLIMILVYVRIYQIAKRRTRVPPSRRGPDAAATLPGGAKRRPNGLGPERGVGPVGAEAESLPAQLNGAPGEPTPAGPRDADALDLEESSSSEHAERPPGTRRSERGPRAKGKARASQVKPGDSLPRRGPGATGPGAPAAGHGEERGGGAKASRWRGRQNREKRFTFVLAVVIGVFVACWFPFFFTYTLTAVGCSVPRTLFKFFFWFGYCNSSLNPVIYTIFNHDFRRAFKKILCRGDRKRIV is encoded by the coding sequence ATGTTCCGCCAGGAGCAGGCGCTGGCCGAAGGCAGCTTCGCGCCCATGGGCTCCCTGCAGCCTGACGCGAGCAACGCTAGCTGGAACGGGACCGAGGCCCCGGGGGGTGGCGCCCGGGCCACCCCCTACTCCCTGCAGGTGACGCTGACGCTGGTGTGCCTGGCCGGCCTGCTCATGCTGTTCACGGTGTTCGGTAACGTGCTTGTCATCATTGCCGTGTTCACCAGCCGCGCGCTCAAGGCGCCCCAGAACCTCTTCCTGGTGTCTCTGGCCTCGGCCGACATCCTGGTGGCCACGCTTGTCATCCCTTTCTCGCTGGCCAACGAGGTCATGGGCTACTGGTACTTCGGCAAGGCATGGTGTGAGACCTACCTGGCGCTCGACGTGCTCTTCTGCACGTCGTCCATCGTGCACCTGTGCGCCATCAGCCTGGATCGTTACTGGTCCATCACCCAGGCCATAGAGTACAACCTGAAGCGCACGCCACGCCGCATCAAGGCCATCATCGTCACCGTGTGGGTCATCTCGGCCGTCATCTCCTTCCCGCCGCTCATCTCCATCGAGAAGAAAGGAGGCAGTGGTGGCCAGCAGCCGGCCGAACCGCGCTGCGAGATCAACGACCAGAAGTGGTACGTCATCTCGTCGTGCATCGGCTCCTTCTTCGCGCCCTGCCTCATCATGATCCTGGTCTACGTGCGCATTTACCAGATCGCCAAGCGCCGCACCCGCGTGCCGCCCAGTCGCAGGGGTCCTGATGCCGCCGCCACGCTGCCGGGGGGCGCCAAGCGCAGACCCAACGGCTTGGGCCCGGAGCGCGGCGTGGGCCCTGTGGGCGCCGAGGCGGAGTCGCTGCCGGCCCAGCTCAACGGTGCCCCGGGGGAGCCCACGCCGGCAGGGCCGCGGGACGCCGACGCGCTGGACCTCGAGGAGAGCTCCTCGTCCGAGCACGCCGAGCGGCCCCCGGGGACCCGCAGGTCCGAGCGCGGCCCCCGGGCCAAGGGTAAGGCCCGGGCGAGCCAGGTGAAGCCCGGGGACAGCCTGCCGCGGCGCGGGCCAGGGGCGACGGGGCCGGGGGCACCCGCGGCCGGGCACGGGGAGGAGCGCGGCGGAGGCGCCAAGGCGTCGCGCTGGCGCGGGCGGCAAAACCGCGAGAAGCGCTTCACCTTCGTGCTGGCGGTGGTCATCGGAGTGTTCGTGGCGTGCTGGTTCCCCTTCTTCTTCACCTACACGCTCACGGCCGTCGGCTGCTCGGTGCCGCGCACGCTCTTCAAGTTCTTTTTCTGGTTCGGCTACTGCAACAGCTCGCTGAACCCGGTCATCTACACCATCTTCAATCACGACTTCCGCCGCGCCTTCAAGAAGATCCTTTGCCGGGGGGACAGGAAGCGGATCGTGTGA